In Thioclava sp. GXIMD2076, one DNA window encodes the following:
- a CDS encoding MarR family winged helix-turn-helix transcriptional regulator: MQNTHISTLTRQLHIALLDIMALMNNPQVDEEMLRASGLNLDRALFALLVSVERFGPLGVVELADRVGRDYTTVSRQVAKLDDLGLVKRRGSARDRRIRQACITPHGQLMTDAVDAARARMAGVIFESWDEGEVGELVHLVQKLAKGMREVTGSIPFDTP, encoded by the coding sequence ATGCAAAATACACACATATCGACACTTACGCGCCAACTACATATCGCGCTGCTCGATATCATGGCCCTGATGAACAACCCGCAGGTTGATGAGGAGATGCTTCGAGCATCTGGACTTAACCTCGACCGCGCCCTCTTCGCATTGCTTGTCAGCGTCGAGAGGTTCGGCCCCTTGGGTGTTGTGGAGCTGGCAGACCGCGTCGGTCGTGACTACACGACGGTTAGCCGGCAGGTGGCCAAGCTTGACGACCTCGGCCTTGTCAAGAGGCGCGGCAGTGCGCGCGACCGCCGCATCCGCCAAGCCTGCATCACGCCGCATGGGCAGTTGATGACTGACGCCGTCGATGCTGCTCGCGCCAGGATGGCCGGGGTAATATTCGAGTCCTGGGACGAGGGAGAGGTTGGGGAGCTCGTTCATCTTGTGCAGAAGCTGGCGAAAGGAATGCGCGAAGTGACCGGCTCGATACCGTTTGACACGCCATAG
- a CDS encoding SDR family oxidoreductase, translating into MKILVLGGTGGTGRAIVREAHTNGHEVVVLARSSKKAAPLRDTATIVPGDALDPVTVTIALSGCDGVISALGPTRLSPLKEVTLLSGSTRVLVEAMQAQGVRRLVAITGMGAGDSRGHGGFLYDRLFQPLLLGPIYKDKDRQEALIRASGLDWTILRPSVLTDGPATRTVRALTDLHSFHGGKVSRADVARFAVTELERMDWKEKAPIISQ; encoded by the coding sequence ATGAAGATCCTGGTTCTTGGCGGCACCGGCGGCACCGGCCGAGCCATTGTCCGCGAAGCTCATACGAATGGCCACGAGGTGGTCGTCCTTGCTCGGTCTTCGAAAAAGGCGGCGCCGCTCCGCGATACGGCGACCATCGTTCCAGGGGACGCGCTTGATCCCGTGACGGTCACCATAGCACTATCAGGATGCGACGGGGTAATCAGCGCGCTCGGGCCTACCAGGCTAAGCCCATTGAAGGAGGTGACCTTGCTCTCCGGATCCACGCGTGTACTGGTCGAGGCAATGCAGGCGCAGGGCGTTCGGCGGCTGGTGGCCATCACCGGAATGGGCGCCGGTGACAGCCGCGGCCATGGCGGGTTCCTGTACGACCGGCTATTCCAGCCGCTGCTGCTTGGTCCGATCTACAAGGATAAGGACCGACAGGAGGCACTCATCCGCGCCAGCGGTCTGGACTGGACAATCCTGCGTCCCTCGGTGCTTACAGATGGCCCTGCAACCCGGACGGTCCGGGCGCTAACCGATCTGCATAGCTTCCACGGCGGGAAAGTTTCGCGGGCAGATGTCGCCCGTTTCGCCGTCACCGAATTGGAACGCATGGATTGGAAAGAAAAAGCGCCGATCATTTCGCAGTAG
- a CDS encoding alpha/beta hydrolase fold domain-containing protein, which yields MTRINHPLSPADRITMGAMRAYLKLQPEMVLTPEGREAYDAFIGAVPTADGVMFEEAQIAGVDGWWCRPADRQPGVAILYIHGGAFTLGSARSYRHFASHLARAAGAVTFVPDYALAPEHPYPAALTDIRSVLRGLRATGVGRVGVVGDSAGGGLALAIAQMTDPEVEASLPVIDTVVALSPWTDLSLAAPGIAERTAADPLLSRAQLKTAASLYAGHVQDLRTPDLSPCFGLKGKMPPTMIHVGTDEILLDDALAYEGVAEVHVWSGMTHVFPASLQSLEAAPEAIALTGAFLRAQLGRGA from the coding sequence ATGACACGCATTAACCACCCGCTGAGCCCTGCAGATCGCATCACCATGGGCGCGATGCGGGCCTATCTGAAACTTCAGCCGGAGATGGTTCTGACGCCCGAGGGCCGTGAGGCCTATGACGCCTTTATCGGCGCAGTACCCACGGCCGACGGGGTGATGTTCGAGGAGGCGCAAATCGCCGGCGTCGATGGGTGGTGGTGCCGCCCTGCCGACCGGCAGCCGGGCGTTGCCATCCTCTACATTCACGGCGGGGCTTTCACGCTCGGCTCCGCTCGGAGCTACCGCCATTTCGCCAGCCATTTGGCCCGTGCGGCGGGTGCCGTGACCTTTGTGCCGGACTACGCGCTGGCGCCCGAGCATCCATACCCCGCAGCGTTGACCGATATTCGCTCGGTTCTGCGCGGGCTGCGGGCCACGGGTGTCGGACGGGTTGGAGTGGTCGGGGACTCGGCTGGCGGCGGGTTGGCGCTTGCCATCGCACAGATGACTGATCCCGAGGTGGAAGCCAGCCTTCCCGTTATCGACACCGTCGTTGCCCTGTCCCCTTGGACGGATCTGAGCCTTGCAGCGCCTGGTATCGCCGAACGGACGGCCGCCGATCCCCTCCTGTCGCGGGCGCAGCTGAAGACGGCGGCCAGTCTTTATGCGGGCCATGTGCAGGACCTGCGTACGCCGGATCTGTCGCCGTGCTTCGGGCTGAAGGGCAAGATGCCGCCCACGATGATCCATGTTGGCACGGACGAGATCCTGCTCGACGACGCATTGGCCTATGAAGGCGTGGCGGAGGTTCACGTATGGAGCGGTATGACCCACGTGTTCCCCGCCAGTCTGCAATCTCTGGAGGCCGCGCCCGAGGCCATTGCGCTGACGGGGGCCTTCCTGAGGGCACAGTTGGGGCGTGGGGCATGA
- a CDS encoding LysR family transcriptional regulator encodes MDLLALKDFVLVAQHGGIGAASRASGRSKATLSRHLAGLEDDLGVRLVERGANTLRLTDEGRALHARSRELLLEFAELREAIQGRRDDPHGQLRISAPLLFCHMHMAMLAAQFRARHPGVVLDVQADDRQVDLVDEGFDVVIRVNPPDTHGLVGRCFMEDWLTLVATPAIAARAAGEVPAVILSSQKTQGHWTVQSNAGGRQIAGSVVLKLPSYVLVRTAVLEGAGAAALPHSLVDGDLRRGKLLNMGTVEGSATQIWVLHTARRLTSPKVRAFVDFVSNRFRTPE; translated from the coding sequence ATGGATCTGCTTGCCCTTAAGGACTTCGTGCTGGTTGCACAACACGGCGGCATTGGCGCCGCCAGCCGCGCCTCTGGGCGCTCCAAGGCAACGCTTTCGCGCCATCTTGCGGGTCTCGAAGATGATCTGGGCGTACGGCTGGTAGAGCGTGGTGCAAACACCCTGCGGCTGACCGATGAGGGCCGCGCGCTTCATGCCAGATCACGGGAGTTGCTTCTCGAGTTCGCGGAGCTGCGCGAGGCTATACAGGGCCGCCGTGATGACCCCCATGGACAACTACGGATCAGCGCGCCCTTACTCTTTTGCCATATGCATATGGCCATGCTCGCGGCCCAATTCCGGGCCCGCCACCCCGGCGTAGTCTTGGACGTTCAGGCCGACGACCGTCAGGTTGATCTTGTTGACGAAGGTTTCGACGTCGTCATCCGCGTGAACCCGCCCGATACTCATGGTCTGGTCGGGCGATGTTTCATGGAAGACTGGCTGACCTTGGTCGCCACGCCCGCAATTGCAGCGCGGGCCGCCGGGGAGGTCCCCGCCGTCATCCTGTCCTCCCAAAAGACACAGGGGCATTGGACCGTGCAATCAAACGCAGGTGGGCGTCAGATCGCCGGGTCGGTCGTGCTGAAGCTTCCAAGCTATGTGCTGGTCCGGACAGCCGTGCTTGAAGGTGCGGGCGCCGCGGCGCTGCCCCATTCCCTTGTGGATGGGGACCTGCGCCGTGGAAAGCTGCTCAACATGGGGACAGTTGAGGGCAGCGCCACACAGATCTGGGTTCTGCACACCGCCCGCCGCCTGACCTCGCCCAAGGTCAGGGCCTTCGTCGACTTCGTATCGAACAGATTTCGGACACCTGAATGA
- a CDS encoding alpha/beta hydrolase, with the protein MTSITLSSAPEGFAHRFKRVDGLRFHYVDGGRKDAPALVLLAGYPQSSFAWRGVMTELRDEYRIVAIDLPGQGDSDKPLDGYDTQTVAQRLHGLIQTLDLGQYFLAAHDVGAWVAFPYAHQFEPEIRALVLMDAGIPGVTLPEHLPSDPDKSWKTWHFPFHAVPDLPEILLEGRELPYLEWFLREKTAHPGAFDEAALKEYLRIFTAPGALRAGLAFYRSAAISARQNKRLGQAQRLSLPVLALGADQGSIPDLSGALAPFCADVHSNIIEECGHFQPEEQPKAVASALLDFFGRRG; encoded by the coding sequence ATGACCTCGATAACACTTTCTTCCGCTCCCGAAGGCTTTGCGCACCGTTTCAAGCGTGTCGATGGGCTGCGCTTCCACTACGTCGATGGTGGGCGCAAAGATGCGCCCGCGTTGGTCTTGCTGGCGGGGTACCCTCAAAGCAGCTTCGCCTGGCGTGGAGTCATGACAGAGCTGCGGGACGAGTATCGCATCGTGGCCATCGACCTGCCCGGACAGGGCGACAGCGACAAGCCGCTGGATGGCTATGACACGCAGACCGTTGCACAGCGCCTGCACGGGCTGATCCAAACGCTGGATCTTGGGCAATATTTCCTAGCGGCACATGACGTTGGGGCCTGGGTCGCCTTTCCCTATGCGCATCAGTTCGAGCCCGAGATCAGGGCCCTTGTCCTCATGGATGCCGGTATTCCTGGCGTGACCCTACCAGAACATTTGCCCTCGGATCCCGATAAGTCATGGAAAACCTGGCATTTCCCCTTCCATGCCGTGCCCGACCTGCCCGAGATCCTTCTGGAAGGCCGCGAACTGCCGTATCTCGAGTGGTTCCTGCGGGAGAAGACCGCACATCCTGGTGCCTTTGACGAAGCGGCACTCAAGGAATACTTGCGGATCTTCACTGCACCAGGAGCACTTCGCGCCGGGTTGGCTTTCTATCGCTCGGCCGCTATTTCTGCCAGACAGAACAAACGCTTGGGCCAGGCGCAGCGCCTTTCCCTACCGGTTCTTGCCCTTGGCGCAGATCAGGGCTCAATCCCCGATCTCTCCGGAGCGCTTGCACCGTTCTGTGCAGATGTCCATTCGAACATCATCGAGGAGTGCGGCCATTTCCAGCCAGAGGAGCAGCCAAAAGCGGTTGCCTCCGCTCTTCTGGATTTCTTTGGCCGAAGAGGCTGA
- a CDS encoding DMT family transporter, protein MPFLILSALLAGAMLPLQGAFNAKLARALGSAFWAAGISALLSAFLLFGAGIYLTRGLPRTVDLVALPLWAWAGGICGVITLAGIAFATPRLGAAGMVALVITGQVVFSLLLDRLGMFDMPQHPLTLQRFLAAGMLLGGAVLIR, encoded by the coding sequence ATGCCGTTTCTCATCCTCTCTGCCCTGCTGGCAGGTGCCATGCTACCACTGCAGGGCGCCTTCAATGCCAAGCTCGCGCGCGCTCTGGGATCGGCCTTCTGGGCGGCCGGCATCTCTGCGCTACTCTCGGCTTTCCTGTTGTTCGGGGCAGGCATTTACCTGACACGCGGATTGCCCCGAACGGTTGACCTCGTTGCGCTGCCACTCTGGGCCTGGGCGGGCGGGATCTGTGGCGTCATCACGCTGGCGGGGATAGCCTTTGCGACGCCGCGCCTTGGTGCCGCTGGCATGGTCGCGCTCGTGATCACCGGGCAAGTCGTGTTTTCGCTTCTGCTTGACCGCCTTGGAATGTTCGACATGCCGCAACATCCGCTGACCCTTCAACGATTTCTGGCCGCCGGCATGTTGCTCGGTGGTGCGGTTCTCATTCGATAG
- a CDS encoding TetR/AcrR family transcriptional regulator, with protein MSDLKTASGLTTGSIYKAYNGKEGVFACALARYIALREAEIDARLSAESDARQKVAALLRIFAALSQGRDGRLGCMVVSGVADLDLVGDAATILRNQLATRRDRLEQLINEGHSDGSISKEVDPATTAALLLAMQQGMRILGKVELMEMDSGTLVAGALRLLGQA; from the coding sequence ATGTCCGATCTGAAGACGGCGTCCGGGCTGACGACCGGCAGCATTTACAAAGCCTATAACGGCAAGGAGGGCGTCTTCGCCTGCGCGCTGGCCCGCTACATCGCCCTGCGCGAAGCCGAAATCGACGCACGCCTGAGTGCCGAGTCAGATGCACGGCAGAAGGTTGCCGCCCTGCTACGGATCTTTGCCGCGTTGAGCCAGGGCCGGGATGGGCGTCTAGGCTGCATGGTCGTTTCCGGAGTGGCTGATCTGGACCTTGTCGGCGATGCAGCGACGATACTGCGCAATCAGCTGGCGACGCGACGGGACCGGCTGGAGCAGCTGATCAACGAGGGGCACAGCGACGGCTCGATTTCAAAAGAAGTCGACCCTGCCACGACCGCCGCCTTGCTGCTTGCCATGCAACAGGGTATGCGCATCTTGGGAAAGGTCGAGCTCATGGAAATGGACAGCGGGACCCTTGTCGCTGGCGCGCTCCGGCTTCTCGGGCAAGCCTGA
- a CDS encoding IS1182 family transposase yields the protein MMGPRQVAQGALFYDFSIESFVPLDHPVRGIDRFLDLSDVRPMLAPFYSSGGRPSIDPELMIRMLLLGYCMGIQSERRLCDEVHVNLAYRWFCRLDLTDAVPDHSTFSKNRHGRFRESGLFRHLFETVLQRCINEGLVGGHSFGVDASLIPANANQTRGVDSKEGLSPDLLSRAVNEYIETLDDAAFGAATAVVPKYISPVDPAARWTGADGGAAYFAYSTNYLVDLDNAVIVDVEPTAPIRPAEARAARDMIDRVQQRFGIKPGKLVGDTGYGSAEMLGWLVEERKIAPHIPVWDKSKRTDGTFSRDDFVYDTPTDRYTCPAGNTLETSRRKFSTPRTTNVSKDGLIRYRARKQDCDICPLKAQCCPTQPARKVLRSVHEAARDIAREIRKTDAYMTSFMQRRKVEMLFAHLKRYIGLRMMRLRGPKGATEQFQLAATAQNLRKLAKLVPGPAPA from the coding sequence ATGATGGGGCCAAGGCAAGTTGCGCAGGGCGCTTTGTTTTACGATTTCTCTATTGAGAGTTTCGTGCCGTTGGATCACCCGGTGCGGGGTATCGACCGGTTCCTCGACCTTTCGGATGTACGGCCAATGCTGGCACCGTTCTACAGTTCTGGCGGGCGCCCCTCGATCGATCCCGAGCTGATGATCCGCATGCTTCTGCTGGGCTATTGCATGGGCATTCAGTCCGAGCGGCGGCTTTGCGACGAGGTTCATGTTAATCTGGCATATCGTTGGTTTTGCCGGCTCGATCTGACCGACGCGGTGCCGGATCATTCGACATTTTCCAAGAACCGGCACGGGCGTTTCCGTGAGAGCGGGCTGTTCCGGCATCTGTTCGAGACCGTTCTGCAACGATGCATCAATGAAGGTTTGGTCGGCGGTCACAGCTTCGGCGTCGATGCCAGCTTGATCCCGGCGAATGCCAATCAGACGCGAGGCGTCGACAGCAAGGAAGGCCTGTCGCCAGACCTGCTGTCTCGAGCCGTGAACGAATATATTGAAACACTCGACGATGCAGCTTTCGGCGCCGCAACCGCAGTCGTTCCCAAGTACATCTCGCCAGTAGACCCGGCTGCCCGCTGGACGGGAGCCGACGGCGGTGCCGCATACTTCGCTTATTCTACCAATTATCTGGTGGACTTGGATAATGCTGTGATCGTCGATGTCGAGCCAACAGCTCCGATACGGCCAGCGGAGGCGCGCGCCGCACGGGACATGATCGACCGCGTTCAGCAACGCTTTGGCATCAAACCCGGAAAGTTGGTCGGCGATACAGGCTACGGATCGGCCGAAATGTTGGGCTGGCTGGTGGAGGAGCGCAAGATTGCCCCTCACATCCCCGTCTGGGACAAATCGAAACGCACCGACGGCACCTTCTCGCGGGACGACTTTGTCTACGATACGCCCACCGATCGGTATACGTGCCCTGCCGGAAATACGCTCGAGACGTCCCGCCGGAAATTCTCTACGCCGCGCACCACGAATGTCAGCAAGGACGGATTGATCCGCTACCGCGCGCGCAAGCAGGATTGCGACATTTGCCCGTTAAAAGCGCAATGCTGTCCGACCCAACCCGCCCGAAAAGTGCTCCGCTCGGTTCACGAAGCGGCCCGAGACATCGCTCGCGAAATTCGCAAAACCGACGCCTACATGACCTCGTTCATGCAAAGGCGAAAGGTCGAGATGCTCTTTGCCCATCTGAAGCGTTACATCGGCCTGCGCATGATGCGTCTGCGCGGACCCAAGGGTGCAACCGAGCAATTCCAACTCGCCGCAACCGCCCAGAACCTCCGCAAACTGGCCAAGTTGGTGCCCGGGCCAGCCCCCGCATGA